From the Primulina tabacum isolate GXHZ01 chromosome 3, ASM2559414v2, whole genome shotgun sequence genome, one window contains:
- the LOC142540902 gene encoding uncharacterized protein LOC142540902 isoform X2, which produces MDSVANSGSGTARCKKPDKTRRSWSGREEDVLIQSRKEITTKGWKSENGFKAGYLTLLENAMQTTLPGTNIRGNPHINSKIHVWKKTYSSLVTLLSKSGVGWNDTDNTVDATDETWESIVKHDPSLRAMRHKQWTHFNDWAEIFGNDRATGEQSKTFENALQQVLNLGEEVPNGEFIGENRTYIPFDGVDDSISETHTPTSKTNAGTPSKSKKRKHISEHDESIVQAINNLAHVTKDTMSQLIKEFSSDDKLSAVQDTVLEALQGLTDLSEDEQVAAAKLLFNNHNDLALFKRLGERGRICLIKRLLRGE; this is translated from the exons ATGGATAGTGTAGCAAATTCTGGTAGCGGCACTGCGAGGTGCAAGAAACCAGACAAGACACGGCGAAGTTGGAGTGGCCGTGAAGAAGACGTGTTAATACAGTCACGGAAAGAAATTACGACCAAGGGTTGGAAAAGTGAGAATGGTTTCAAAGCTGGTTACTTGACTTTGTTGGAGAATGCAATGCAGACAACATTACCAGGAACAAATATACGTGGGAATCCTCatataaattcaaaaatacatGTGTGGAAAAAAACATATAGTAGTTTGGTGACGTTGTTATCGAAGAGTGGAGTCGGTTGGAATGACACTGATAACACGGTCGATGCTACAGACGAGACTTGGGAATCAATTGTGAAG CATGACCCAAGTTTGAGAGCAATGCGGCATAAACAGTGGACGCATTTCAACGATTGGGCTGAAATCTTCGGAAATGATCGAGCTACTGGAGAGCAGTCGAAGACTTTTGAGAATGCTTTACAACAAGTTCTTAATCTTGGTGAAGAAGTTCCAAACGGAGAGTTCATTGGCGAGAATCGTACATATATCCCATTCGATGGTGTTGATGATTCAATATCTGAAACGCATACGCCAACGTCTAAAACTAATGCAGGTACGCCTTCTAAAAGTAAAAAAAGGAAGCACATTAGTGAGCATGATGAATCAATAGTCCAAGCAATCAACAACCTCGCTCACGTAACCAAAGACACGATGTCACAATTGATCAAGGAATTTTCCTCCGACGACAAACTTTCGGCTGTTCAAGATACGGTTTTGGAGGCATTGCAAGGTCTTACCGACCTTTCAGAAGATGAACAAGTTGCTGCAGCTAAGTTGTTATTCAACAACCATAACGACTTGGCACTATTCAAAAGACTTGGCGAACGTGGAAGGATTTGCTTGATTAAGAGGTTGTTGCGTGGCGAGTAA
- the LOC142540902 gene encoding uncharacterized protein LOC142540902 isoform X1 has translation MDMKRRNLLLGVMVQQILFTNLLMLCLLIRRRPRMVARRHRATRNTPVSYSMTQRINAQFSHLNMIIDAGDVQCVLNLRMNRNAFGRLCYLLMHIGGLTNSRYVRVQEKVAMFLSVLAHHKKNRVTSHDYMRSGQTVSAHFHEVMRALLKLYTLLLVKPTPVDETCDTEPWKWFEGRLGALDGTHIGVHVRARDKAKYRTRKGIIAVNVLGVCDRNMNFIYALTGWEGSAADARVLRDALTRDDAFKVPRGCYYLCDNGYANVEGFLTPYRRVRYHRDAWGNRASAPQDHKELFNWRHSQERNIIERAFGLLKKRWTILRSPSFYPLHVQNQIILACILLHNFIRNQMSDDPLEEYEEEVGSLIHDTHNEYISSFESSNDWVNWRDQCAMSMWNTYN, from the exons ATGGACATGAAACGTAGAAACCTTCTACTGGGTGTAATGGTACAACAAATATTGTTTACAAATTTGTTGATGTTGTGTCTTCTAATCCGACGACGTCCGAGAATGGTTGCCCGTCGACATCGTGCCACTCGTAATACACCTGTTTCGTACAGCATGACACAAAGAATCAATGCTCAATTTAGCCATTTGAATATGATTATTGATGCGGGTGATGTTCAATGTGTGTTGAACTTGAGAATGAATCGAAATGCATTTGGAAGATTGTGCTATCTTCTAATGCACATAGGAGGACTAACAAATTCTCGGTATGTCCGCGTCCAAGAAAAGGTTGCAATGTTTTTGTCTGTATTGGCACACCATAAGAAAAATCGGGTAACCAGTCACGATTACATGCGTAGTGGACAGACAGTCAGCGCACATTTTCATGAAGTTATGCGTGCGTTGTTGAAGTTGTATACGTTACTTCTTGTGAAGCCTACCCCTGTGGATGAGACATGTGACACCGAACCTTGGAAATGGTTTGAG GGTCGTCTAGGTGCATTGGATGGAACTCATATCGGCGTACACGTTCGTGCCAGAGACAAAGCGAAATATAGAACCCGAAAAGGAATTATTGCAGTTAACGTTTTGGGGGTTTGTGATCGAAATATGAACTTTATTTACGCTCTTACTGGTTGGGAAGGATCGGccgccgatgccagagttttaAGAGATGCATTAACTCGGGATGATGCATTCAAGGTTCCAAGAG GTTGTTATTATCTTTGTGACAATGGATACGCTAATGTGGAGGGTTTCTTGACTCCGTACAGACGAGTAAGATATCATAGGGATGCCTGGGGTAATCGTGCATCAGCACCACAAGATCACAAGGAGTTATTTAATTGGAGGCATTCACAAGAAAGAAACATTATTGAAAGAGCATTTGGTTTGTTGAAAAAGAGATGGACTATCCTTCGAAGTCCTTCATTCTACCCCTTGCATgttcaaaatcaaataattctTGCTTGCATTTTATTACATAATTTCATCCGTAATCAAATGTCTGACGATCCTTTAGAGGAATACGAAGAAGAAGTTGGCAGTCTCATTCATGATACACATAATGAGTACATAAGCAGTTTTGAGTCATCGAACGATTGGGTTAATTGGCGAGATCAGTGTGCGATGTCCATGTGGAACACCTACAATTAA